The Nostoc sp. 'Lobaria pulmonaria (5183) cyanobiont' genome window below encodes:
- the gor gene encoding glutathione-disulfide reductase — protein sequence MTFDYDLFVIGAGSGGLAASKRAASYGAKVAIAEYDLVGGTCVIRGCVPKKLMVYGSHFPALFSDASGYGWKVGNAEFDWEYFITSIDKEVRRLSQLHISFLEKAGVELFSGRATLVDPHTVEVDGRKVTADKILIAVGGRPVKPDLPGMEHGITSDEIFHLKEQPKHIVIIGAGYIGTEFACIMRGLGSEVTQITRGEKILNGFDEDVRIEIEEGMTNHGIRLIKNNVVKAIERVPEGLKLTLSGDDQEPLIADVFLVATGRTPNVNGLGLENAGVDVVASSIEGLGYPTTSAIAVNEYSQTTQPNIFAVGDVTDRINLTPVAIGEGRAFADSEFGDNRREFSHESVPTAIFSNPEAATVGCTEADAREKLGDAVKIFRTRFRPMYHSLTGKQEKTMMKLVVDSNTDKVLGAHMVGESAAEIIQGVAIAVKMGATKKDFDATVGVHPSAAEEFVTMR from the coding sequence ATGACTTTTGATTACGACCTGTTTGTAATTGGTGCGGGTTCTGGAGGTTTGGCGGCTTCCAAACGAGCGGCTAGCTACGGCGCAAAAGTGGCGATCGCTGAATATGATTTAGTTGGTGGCACTTGTGTGATTCGCGGTTGCGTTCCCAAAAAACTTATGGTCTATGGGTCTCACTTTCCTGCACTGTTCAGTGACGCTTCAGGCTATGGCTGGAAAGTGGGTAATGCTGAGTTTGACTGGGAATATTTCATTACATCTATAGATAAGGAAGTTCGACGACTATCACAACTACACATCAGCTTCTTAGAAAAAGCTGGAGTAGAACTATTTTCCGGTCGCGCCACATTGGTAGACCCCCACACTGTAGAAGTTGATGGACGTAAAGTTACAGCAGACAAAATTTTAATTGCTGTTGGTGGGCGTCCCGTCAAGCCAGATTTACCAGGGATGGAACATGGCATTACCTCCGACGAAATCTTTCATTTAAAAGAACAACCAAAACACATCGTCATTATTGGCGCTGGTTATATCGGCACGGAATTTGCTTGTATTATGCGCGGTTTGGGTTCTGAGGTGACACAAATTACCAGAGGTGAAAAGATTTTGAATGGGTTTGATGAAGATGTCCGCATAGAAATTGAAGAGGGTATGACGAACCACGGAATTCGCTTGATTAAGAATAATGTGGTGAAAGCAATTGAACGCGTCCCAGAAGGGTTAAAACTGACTTTATCAGGAGACGACCAAGAACCACTAATTGCTGATGTGTTTTTAGTAGCGACCGGTCGAACCCCCAATGTAAATGGATTAGGTTTAGAAAACGCTGGGGTTGATGTTGTCGCCAGTTCTATCGAAGGGCTTGGATACCCTACCACAAGTGCGATCGCAGTCAATGAATATAGTCAAACTACTCAACCGAATATCTTTGCTGTTGGCGATGTCACAGACCGAATCAATTTAACTCCTGTAGCTATTGGCGAAGGTCGCGCCTTTGCTGATAGTGAATTTGGGGATAACCGTCGCGAATTCAGTCACGAAAGTGTTCCCACAGCCATATTTTCTAACCCAGAAGCCGCAACAGTCGGCTGTACAGAAGCCGACGCACGAGAAAAACTTGGTGATGCCGTCAAAATTTTTCGTACTCGCTTCCGCCCCATGTATCACAGTTTGACTGGTAAGCAAGAGAAGACAATGATGAAGTTGGTGGTTGATAGCAACACCGACAAAGTTCTAGGCGCTCACATGGTAGGTGAAAGTGCAGCTGAGATCATCCAAGGTGTGGCGATCGCTGTGAAGATGGGTGCAACCAAAAAAGACTTTGATGCTACTGTCGGTGTCCATCCCTCAGCCGCAGAGGAATTTGTCACAATGCGCTAA
- a CDS encoding YqiA/YcfP family alpha/beta fold hydrolase → MDYIYLHGFASSPKSAKARDI, encoded by the coding sequence TTGGACTACATATATCTTCACGGCTTTGCTTCCAGCCCTAAATCTGCTAAAGCGCGGGATATATAG
- a CDS encoding NAD(P)H-quinone oxidoreductase subunit H, protein MTRLETRTEPMVLNMGPHHPSMHGVLRLIMTLDGEDVVDCEPVIGYLHRGMEKIAENRTNVMYVPYVSRWDYAAGMFNEAVTVNAPEKLAGVAVPKRASYIRVIMLELNRIANHLLWFGPFLADVGAQTPFFYQFREREMIYDLWEAATGYRMVNNNYFRVGGVAADLPYGWVDKCLEFCDYLIPKVDEYERLVTDNPIFRRRVEGLGTITREEAINWGLSGPMLRASGVQWDLRKVDHYECYDDFDWDVQWETAGDCFARYVVRMREMRESVKIIRQAIKGLPGGPYENLEAKRLAAGKKSEWDGFDYQFIGKKVSPTFKMPKGEIYARVESGKGELGIYLVGEDNVFPARWKIRAADFNNLQIVPHLLRGMKVADIVVILGSVDVIMGSVDR, encoded by the coding sequence ATGACCAGACTAGAAACCCGCACTGAACCGATGGTGCTAAATATGGGGCCACACCACCCCTCAATGCACGGGGTTCTGCGGCTAATCATGACTCTGGATGGTGAGGATGTCGTTGACTGTGAACCGGTCATCGGCTATTTACACCGGGGAATGGAAAAAATTGCTGAGAACCGCACTAATGTTATGTACGTCCCTTACGTTAGTCGCTGGGACTACGCTGCGGGAATGTTCAACGAAGCCGTCACTGTTAACGCCCCAGAAAAACTTGCAGGTGTGGCTGTCCCCAAACGTGCTAGCTACATCCGCGTCATCATGCTGGAGTTGAACCGCATCGCTAACCACTTGCTGTGGTTTGGCCCCTTCCTAGCTGACGTGGGCGCTCAAACTCCCTTCTTCTACCAGTTTCGGGAACGGGAGATGATTTATGATTTGTGGGAAGCCGCCACAGGTTATCGGATGGTGAATAACAACTACTTCCGCGTTGGTGGAGTAGCAGCCGATTTACCTTACGGTTGGGTAGATAAATGTCTGGAATTTTGCGACTACTTAATACCCAAAGTTGATGAGTACGAACGCTTAGTAACCGATAACCCCATCTTCCGGCGACGTGTTGAGGGTCTTGGGACTATCACCCGTGAAGAAGCAATTAACTGGGGACTTTCTGGCCCAATGTTACGCGCATCTGGCGTGCAATGGGATTTGCGGAAAGTTGACCATTACGAATGCTACGACGATTTCGACTGGGATGTGCAGTGGGAAACCGCCGGTGATTGCTTTGCCCGTTACGTGGTGCGGATGCGGGAAATGCGCGAATCAGTGAAGATTATTCGCCAAGCAATTAAAGGACTTCCTGGCGGTCCCTACGAAAATCTGGAAGCCAAGCGTTTAGCCGCAGGTAAAAAATCCGAGTGGGATGGATTTGATTACCAATTCATCGGTAAAAAAGTTTCCCCCACTTTTAAGATGCCCAAGGGTGAAATCTACGCCCGTGTAGAAAGTGGCAAAGGTGAATTGGGAATTTATTTGGTAGGCGAGGATAATGTCTTCCCTGCACGTTGGAAGATTCGTGCAGCAGATTTCAACAATCTCCAGATTGTCCCTCATTTACTGCGGGGCATGAAGGTTGCAGATATTGTGGTCATTCTCGGTAGTGTTGATGTAATTATGGGGTCTGTAGATAGGTAG